A genomic window from Chloroflexota bacterium includes:
- a CDS encoding rRNA pseudouridine synthase: MEERVQKIMAHAGIGSRRACEKIIEQGLVTVNGQRATLGMKADPEKDRIEVKGEPIRAAQKLVYIALNKPRGVISAVTSPDPRPTVRDLVEIPGRLYPVGRLDIESEGLMLLTNDGNLANRLTHPKYGHEKEYSVLVASRPDEKQLSVWRNGVVLEDGYRTKPVQVFVTSTKGKGAWLKVIMREGRKRQIREMGRLTGLPIVRITRMRIGNLRLGDLKSRQWRYLTEDEITELKK; encoded by the coding sequence ATGGAAGAACGCGTTCAAAAAATCATGGCACACGCAGGAATCGGCTCACGCCGGGCTTGCGAAAAAATCATTGAGCAGGGGTTGGTCACTGTCAATGGGCAGCGCGCCACTTTGGGCATGAAAGCTGACCCCGAAAAAGACCGTATCGAAGTAAAAGGCGAGCCAATTCGTGCAGCACAAAAATTGGTCTATATCGCCCTCAACAAACCGCGCGGCGTGATTTCGGCAGTCACATCCCCCGATCCACGCCCGACAGTGCGCGATCTGGTGGAAATTCCGGGCAGGCTCTACCCGGTGGGCCGTCTCGATATCGAGAGCGAAGGGCTAATGCTGCTGACCAACGACGGCAATCTTGCCAACCGGCTAACGCACCCCAAATACGGTCACGAAAAAGAATACTCGGTTTTAGTTGCCAGCCGACCAGATGAAAAACAACTCTCTGTCTGGCGCAACGGAGTTGTACTGGAAGATGGCTATCGCACCAAACCTGTTCAAGTTTTTGTAACAAGCACCAAAGGCAAAGGAGCCTGGCTCAAAGTAATCATGCGCGAAGGGCGCAAACGCCAAATTCGCGAGATGGGCCGACTCACCGGTTTGCCGATTGTACGTATCACGCGCATGCGCATCGGGAATCTGCGCTTGGGGGATCTCAAATCACGCCAATGGCGCTATCTGACCGAAGATGAAATCACTGAACTCAAAAAGTAA